The DNA segment TTTTTTAAGTAATCGGCAAACACTTCTTTGTTTTTGTTGTATTCTTCCCTTTCTTCGCGGACGAGCTCAACCGCAACTTTTCTGAGCGCATACGGCGATAGATGCGTGCCTGAAAGCTCTTTCACATTCATCTCAAAAACCTTGCCGCCAAGAATGCGGTTAAGTTCCGAATGCAGGCCGTCGTCTCTTTCGTAAGTTGCGGTCAGGCCCATGCGGAACGGTGCGGCAAACATCTCGGCTATCTGCCTGTAGCCCTCTGCGGGCAGGTGATGCACTTCGTCAAAAATCAGGAAACCAAACCTGTTTCCGAGATAGCCTGCATGAATATATGCTGAATCATAAGTAGAGACAGTTATCGCCTTTATGTCCTGCTCGCCGCCGCCAAGCATTCCTATTTCGGTGTTAAATGCCTCTTTTAGCTTGGCGCGCCACTGGTAAACCAAATCAAGGGTCGGACATATTACTAAAACAGGGGTGTTCAGAAGTGCAATCGCTTTTATGCCGATAATTGTCTTGCCGCTTCCTGTGGGAAGCACGATTACTCCGCGCTTGCCATTAAGTTCCCATGCATCCAATGCCTGCTTTTGGTAATCGCGAAGAGTTACATTTGCCTGAAGTTCCGGGCACGGGATGAAGTCAAGGGCGTAGTCCGCGAAATTAATCTTTGATGCCGCCAGGTAATCAATGATGTCTTTGTAATGCATAGCCATGGCGCGGAAGCTTTGGGCGCGCTCATCCCAGGTAGAATTAGGCACTTTGACACCTCTAACAAGGATTGTTCCTTTGTCAAATCTCAAAGCGATTTCCATGAGTATTGTTCGGCGCGCAAAGTAAAAAGTTTGACGGCGATTAGAATGCGTGAAAATCTTATTTGTTTCGTAAGGGATGCATTCGCTCAATAATATCAAATCCCATTAACGAACCCCCTGTCAAAGCTTAAGAGGTGCGCCAAATTAACCACTTACTGCAGTTATTGTCCAAATCGGAAGGGAAATTTCTATCCCGCTGGCCGGATTTTCAGATGCAACGCGCCATAAAACTTCTGCGCATTGCATGAATTGAACCGGCAACATCACGGTAGCTGAAACTTTGCCTGACTTCTATGTTTGAGTACGGGCTAAACCGGAAAACGACATGAAAATCCTTGTGGATTTTCAAGTTTTTCAGGTCTCCTTGCAGAACCTGAAAATGCAGTTCTCCTTCTACAGCCGTGCACTCTACCGGGTTGAGTTACAGCGGGATATTATGAATTCGCTATGCTTGACTGGTGGCTTGCGCGTCAGCGCAAACCGCCCTAAATCATGGCACTAACGTGCCAAGCTTTTTTGTCTCTTTCGAGCCAAAAAACACCGGCCGATTTTGGGATTTTAGGGTTCTTTCGCTTGCGCTCTAGACTTTTTCAGCTTCGCTGAAAAATTCCCGAAAGCTTGGAAACCGCAGTTTCCATGATTATGCGGCCGAGTTACATCGGGATTCAGAATAACATTATCAAGAAGGTATATAAATGTTGCGGTGGACCTCATTTCGCAGCGATAAATTGTCCGGTTCTGAAAAAGGAACTCAAAACAAAAAACAGATAGTTACAAAGCTAAAGCTATTCAATCAAATGTTCTTGAACAGCACTTATATAAATTCAATTCCAAGATCCTTTTCAATGCCGTCTTTGAGTTCAGGCGCTGCCTTATGCCCGACTTCCGGTGGCAGGCCAACAGTGTAGTTCTTTACGCCGGTCACAATCAGAAGCACGCGAATCATATCGCCCAGTTCTCTTTGTATCATTGCCCCCCAGATGACTTTTGCATCAGGAGCAAGCTGTGATGTAACAGAAGTGACTATTTCCTTTGCCTCTTTCAAA comes from the Nanoarchaeota archaeon genome and includes:
- a CDS encoding DEAD/DEAH box helicase family protein; translated protein: MEIALRFDKGTILVRGVKVPNSTWDERAQSFRAMAMHYKDIIDYLAASKINFADYALDFIPCPELQANVTLRDYQKQALDAWELNGKRGVIVLPTGSGKTIIGIKAIALLNTPVLVICPTLDLVYQWRAKLKEAFNTEIGMLGGGEQDIKAITVSTYDSAYIHAGYLGNRFGFLIFDEVHHLPAEGYRQIAEMFAAPFRMGLTATYERDDGLHSELNRILGGKVFEMNVKELSGTHLSPYALRKVAVELVREEREEYNKNKEVFADYLKKSNIRLRGAADFQKLVMRSGRDPNARRALLARNKARDISLNSASKIEKLAEILNEHKEARIFIFTEHNKLVHIISNRFLIPSITYRTGGKEREQILGGFKSGAYRAIVTSKVLDEGIDVPDANVGVILSGTGSARAFVQRLGRILRKREGKEAILYEIVSRETSEVGASSRRKKSIG